One region of Chaetodon auriga isolate fChaAug3 chromosome 5, fChaAug3.hap1, whole genome shotgun sequence genomic DNA includes:
- the LOC143321511 gene encoding uncharacterized protein LOC143321511: MFKTQILQRLAVLVVCHDLAVGWIISHYLLVQRPMSWFKAREFCQRHYVDLTVLSKEEQYFTLLNATATNNVSFWLGLHRQTTFSDWMWVNGEELRYDDWFRTNYEGHCASLDAMLEKEKKLLARHCDELHMVVCQGPVSPQPVLEDSADPDHVILSWNVSAFMQMTPHSYNVTTCTNTCDTLLYPYTDGSSFMNVNISNLTSATEYFIEISALVVRPDSVSGGNVTLQSNPTALRVRRGTKDFI; the protein is encoded by the exons ATGTTTAAGACGCAGATTCTGCAGCGACTGGCTGTTCTGG TGGTGTGCCATGACTTAGCAGTGGGATGGATAATCTCACATTACCTCCTGGTGCAGAGACCAATGTCCTGGTTCAAAGCGCGGGAGTTTTGTCAGAGGCACTATGTCGACCTCACTGTCCTGAGCAAAGAGGAGCAATACTTCACTCTCCTCAACGCCACTGCTACAAACAATGTCAGCTTTTGGCTTGGCCTGCATCGTCAGACCACCTTTAGCGACTGGATGTGGGTCAACGGGGAAGAACTGAGGTATGATGACTGGTTCAGGACAAACTATGAAGGCCACTGTGCAAGTCTGGACGCCATgttggagaaagagaagaagctgctggcTCGCCACTGTGACGAGTTGCACATGGTTGTCTGCCAGG GTCCAGTTTCTCCGCAGCCAGTGTTGGAAGACTCAGCGGACCCTGATCATGTGATTCTCAGCTGGAATGTATCTGCATTTATGCAGATGACGCCACACAGTTACAATGTGACGACATGCACCAACACATGCGATACGCTCCTCTACCCCTACACTGATGGCTCTTCCTTCATGAACGTCAACATCTCCAACTTAACTTCAGCCACAGAGTATTTCATAGAGATTTCTGCTTTGGTCGTCCGGCCTGACAGCGTTTCCGGAGGAAATGTGACCCTTCAAAGTAACCCCACAGCTTTACGTGTCAGAAGAGGTACGAAAGACTTCATTTAG